CGCTTACACCAGTGAGTTCAGAAATAAGGCCTGCCTGGACATCCATGCTGGTTTATGTGAcaattagatttaatttttccaTGTTCTATATCTTCTAGGGATTATTGTCATAAAGAACTGTTTCTGCTTCTCACCCAGTGGATGTTATGCAGATTCCAGGATCCATGAGCCAATATGACAGTGTATTTCATGCCCTTCGAGAAATAGGCAAGAATGAAGGCTTGCAAGGCCTCTATAGGTATGGTTTCCCTTGATCTGCacattatcatttttttcacTCTGTAATTGTCTGAATTTGTTAGTCCTTCCATTCACATGAGCCAGGTTTGATAGTCTGTTGCTAATCTCTTGAAGTGCTGGTCTCCTTTTCATAACTATTACCATAATATGCTTCTGTATCTGTTGTATGATCTGCTTTATTCTTATCCTTCTAATCAGGGGATTGACTCCAAGATTGGTCATGTATATGTCTCAAGGAGCAATCTTCTTTGCATCGTATGAATTCTTCAAGAGATTATTTTGTTTAGAGGTGTCACAACATAATGTCCACAGAATACGACACAACCAAAGCACAGAAGATGATACATCATTAAAATTACCAATCCTGTCagcatcatcatcttcatcatcaacGTCCTCATCGTCATCAAAACTGCACAGTCTACATTCATGATGATTTGAGAGATCATACAcgatattttctttttgggcacGACATACACAATTTTGGATCTTAGTCATTGGGGTGGAAAAGGATTGAGGAAATCAAGGTCTTCAGCTTATTTGAGAGAACTGCTGGAACCATTGATTGGAACTTTTTTTGCCCCCTTGAAATTGTTAACGAGAAAGAAGGATGTAGGAATCTGATTGTATCATTAAAGTTTGATGAAACATGAATGAGCTTGTCATTGGTGTTCAGTAAGTAGTGTATCATTCATGGAAGTGTAATATAGCGGATGCGGCATCAGTTTCTGTACATCAGAGCATTGTAGAATTTCTTATCAAGAAAGTAGCATTCTTTTTGTAGTGCAATTGCTGAAGTTGCTGGACTTTATCAATATTCATTTTTGCATCATATTTTCCTTGCTTAAAATGCAGGCTTGGTTTGTAACTAGTGCTTCTGACTATAATTAGCAATGATTCTTACATACAGAATTTGTTCTCTTTCACTCAAATGATACAATAGGATTACAAGCCCAGCACATCACACTAGAATGCTGCAAGTCTGTAAGTAGGGCTGCTCATTGGGTTGGCCCAAACCGGCCAACCCAATGATTCCAACCCGAACCGATGGGGGGTTTGGTTGTGTAAACCTGTTATCCTGTTGGTAGTTAAATTCATATTCCAATATAGTCAGATTGAGGGTGTTGATAAACTTTGACATACCCAACCCGGCCAACCATATGTTATTATTCACTTTTCATTCTTCCCTTTGTTTTGTTCTGTTCTTCACCAAAACTCATCGCTTCTCACATATCAGATCTTCCACAAATCTTTTTGTTGGTCAGTGTTTTATTGCCCTGATTCTTGATTGGACTGTGCATGTTAGGGTTGAGTTCACGATATTCTATCATGATGATCTTTGCATTTTGGTTTCGgaaattttttccttgtttgaAGATTTCATTGGCTGATTATTCTATTCTGTTTTGATTGCTTTGATGAGTTTACCCGTTGATTGTTTGGGTTGGTCAGTCGGTAAACTTACCATATACTGGCGGAAGGGGATCAGTTTGGTTTGGTAACCGAACCCCTTGATTGATCAGTTACTAAAACCGACCACCTATGATTGTCAGTTTCAACCGTCGGTGAAGGTTGAATACCGATCTGAGGGGGCTGGTGCTCAACCCTATCTACAACTAGGTATCAAACTGCCACTAGTGGTGAAAGATCTTGATGGCATTCAAGAGATGGcctaataaaattatgataaaaCAAGATTTTTTAGTTAGATTAGAGCAAGTAAGATCTGACCCAAATATAAGTTTTCTCAATCTGTGCTTATTTCAATTCTACCAATAAAGGTAACTTACTATTCTGCAAGCCTTGATGGTTCAACAGAAAGGTATCTTTGGAGTTTAATCCTTATCATTAAATTATACCTAACAATTTGATGTCTACtataagaaatttattaaaacTATTTATCTGTCATTAAAACTCCATCCTATTGATAATCCAAGCCACCGCCAGGTCCAAGATCCAAAATGTGATGGTCAATATTGAAGCCGATGATTTATACAAATCTTGAGAAACAAAATATCAGCAAGATGGTTGTAGTGTGGCCGTGAGTATTCCCGGCGAACCCGGGTTGGCCGCCGGCGATGGCGACAGTATTTTAGGAGACTCCCCCATATGTGCTCTCTTAAGGCATGTCCTAGCCACAACGTTTTAAAGCAAGATAAATTAATCCCAGTCAATTTAGTAGAGCTTATGAGGAATAGGAGAATTAAGTATCTCATACAATCACTGAACAAAATGTAAACTCATGCATTCTTGTGGTTCAGGTCAGAGTGCATGATCATTGAAgagctgcttttttttttttttttttttttctcaaaatgataACGTTGATGCAAATTTTTGCAAGGTTAGACTAAATGATGATCacctgttaaaaaaaatgaaaaaagccAATGAAGTGGCGGCTGTGGCACCGTCATGGTACTCGCTGAGGAATCTCTGATGGTTAAGTCAGACAATTTTTATGAGATAACCTAAATAGAATTttgggttgtttttttttttttttaattttgtgccATACCCTTAGTGGAGTTTTTGACTCTTCTTACCTAGGATTTTGGAAGGGTATCACTGGAATCGGATAGTGTTTTCTGATTTCTCGCCTTGTAATTGGCACATAGATGTGTAACAACCATCTAATGGATACGAATCTTGAGACTTTATGACCCTTTAATTGGGTTGACCTTTGATCATTTATTTCCGTATCAATTGCCCTCCATTCTCGAATCTAACATGCGATGTGCTAGCCTGACTTTGGGAATCCATTCGGTCCGGTTGTGATAGTTAGATAACCATCTTTTCACTTTGCGtcgttgggtttttgttttggctAGGATTTTAGGAAATTTTGCATCTTGTCAAATTTGACAGCCCTACTACTAAGAAGTATGGAAACAACGGCCTATTACTTAACTGTTACATATTAAGATATAAACGCACTTGTGAATGAGCCAATTCTTTGGAAAGTGACTGTaaacagaagaaaagaaaaaggcatgTAAGTGTTAATTATTTTGGAGATACAAACTTCTTGTGAACAAAGTTTCCATCTAGTTTCCTTAGCCTACATCCTTCatgagaccaaaaaaaaagaataaaaaaaaaaaagaaaagaaaaggaaggcaAAAGAGGAAGGATAGTATCTCTGGACAATCTAATGATTACTTCTATTCCCTCTCTATCAAGTTACAATATGGACAATGTTCTGTTCTCTGTTTAATCTTTTACTATAGAAGTTGAAGAATGAATGGAATAATATAACAAAAGGATGTTGGCAACCCTATGGAAATAGCCCTCAGCCATGGGTAAGAATCTCTAGCTCGCATCTCCAAATAGCCCCATGGATTCTAAGACACCCTTTTAGTTTATGAGCACCCCGCCGACAGTTAAGTCGATGATGCTGCTAAGCAATTGACACACCCCCTGAAGCTCAGTGTCAACCGCAGGAACTGGCACCCCTGTGGTCATCTAAGGATGATATCATCCTCCATATTTCCTTTGAAGTCATGGGGTCATCTTAACATATGCAGGGATCCTCCAAGAAGCCCTTTTGCAGTGTGTGAAGCAAGCCGGTTGAGCCGATATTCTATACTCGAGCAATTGGCGAAAAGGGTGGGTTGAGCACATAAGATGGTGGGATTTCTTTTACCATCTTAGTGACTTTGGTCTTCTCCTCAGAAGTGACGGCTGCTTCAATTAAAAATTCCACTTCCTCGTCAATAAGCACTTTCAGCGAATTGCTTTGCGATAACTGTTTGTTTCTGTCCTTCCTGCCATCAGTGGAAGCTTCTGTGCCATGCAAAATAGCAACACAAATGGAGAATGCTTGTAATGTGGATAATTGTGCATGAAAATCAACTGCATACTCTCCCTCTTCAACAAAAGTCATGGTCAGTGCCGGTGCACTCTCTTTCGCTCCCTGCatacaaataaaaatcaggTAACAAGTTGTGAGATGCAAAGTATAGCCATAACAAAGTCTGGACCTTACTGCATCAGGAAAGAATAATGAAGAAGGATTTTCTAGTTGCAAGAGTTGAAAAAGGAGATACGGGTTTGATTGCTCTACTTTTGAAggatctcttcttcttctttttcattagtAATGATACATCACTGAAACGACTCATTGTTAGACAACACAATTTGTTTTGATTGTCAGGCAGCAAGCACCTATAAAAAAATGGGGTACACCATTTCTTGGGTCTTGTTATCTGTAAAGATATGTTGGGTGGAATCCTTGCATGTGGACCCAGCATCTTATGTTGTAGAATTCCTTATTCTCCAACCAAATTATGAtatcatgaaaaataaattacatcaAACAAAATGCTTACCTGAACAAAAAGCTCCAAAGGCTGCTGATTGTCCAGAAGTGGTTGATCTCCAGCACATTGAGTACAGGGATTGCCTAAAACAGTGAGGGGACAGGCCATGTCCCAACCGCCACAGTCACAGCCTCCACCTAATCTCCATCGATCTAATAATGATGAAGGGCCCCGACTTTCAGCACTAGGCAAGCCATGGTTTCCAGTTGGAACTAACACCTTCACTTTTTCTGGACTTCTGCTGTCATGGCAGCCCTTTTTCCTCTGCTCAATCATAGAAGGATTAAGTAGGTTTGAGATCACTTTATCACTAACCTTATCTCCACTCCTGTATGTCAAGCTCTCTCTTCTTTCAAATGGGACTTGCATAACAACGGCTGCAATTTCAAGGTCTGGATGCAATTCTGCAGATGCCCAAGGGTAAGAATTTGAAGAACCAAAATCACCTTTCTCAGAGGCTTGTCTATGTTGTAGTTTAAGATTCACTGGACGAGACCTATCATCGTCGAAAGTTTCCTTAACCAAGCCTGGATTAGAACCTTTGACAGCTTTATCAGCATCAGGGTTACCATTTTCTTGGGCTGCAACACTTTGCCTTGCATGTGCAATATCATACAATACAAACTCTGTCACCACAGAATTGTCAACAACTCCACCACCTTTTAGTTCTGAACACAAATAACAGGAAACTTGCATCTGTCCCACCATGGAGGAATCTTTGTCACTACTGTTCCATCTCCATCCGCTGGCATTACTCTTCTTTCTACCATCAATGGAGTGAAATGTATATACCCAATTAAAAGCGTTGTCCGTCTTCCATGTCTTGGCCACAAAAACATCTTCTGGGCACTT
This genomic interval from Corylus avellana chromosome ca3, CavTom2PMs-1.0 contains the following:
- the LOC132176493 gene encoding uncharacterized protein LOC132176493 isoform X1 gives rise to the protein MGLEMELDFDKSCKIGLSPNTVLPSHRRCSNVVNGNTKGKPMRKDDRLSLKEDFIELNLGRYRSSSCKSIPSRPVGLEGNIELKRGSIYQTSKEVRKMKKTGTVDGGRNIAMCRSSDSSFSFRIVDSLCGPDEEGLKKRSPVISLDPNFSPKSVCKPYAEPCSSDGFVGICLNSNDMDKPADAVVDRKFRSGKAVGPLNDSNDLERDTGRTFHKSLSAKVEMLHSPSPSESDYSSRASSKSRFSPIRKMFDPFKKSKSLRSPLGYIVESGGLKASGTTNMRNKTSRKSLLRDFSNAEKLPELDPPFVEGENHHSVVACSPVHLHGYLKLEYKHGVPFFQFSLKCPEDVFVAKTWKTDNAFNWVYTFHSIDGRKKSNASGWRWNSSDKDSSMVGQMQVSCYLCSELKGGGVVDNSVVTEFVLYDIAHARQSVAAQENGNPDADKAVKGSNPGLVKETFDDDRSRPVNLKLQHRQASEKGDFGSSNSYPWASAELHPDLEIAAVVMQVPFERRESLTYRSGDKVSDKVISNLLNPSMIEQRKKGCHDSRSPEKVKVLVPTGNHGLPSAESRGPSSLLDRWRLGGGCDCGGWDMACPLTVLGNPCTQCAGDQPLLDNQQPLELFVQGAKESAPALTMTFVEEGEYAVDFHAQLSTLQAFSICVAILHGTEASTDGRKDRNKQLSQSNSLKVLIDEEVEFLIEAAVTSEEKTKVTKMVKEIPPSYVLNPPFSPIARV
- the LOC132176493 gene encoding uncharacterized protein LOC132176493 isoform X2, with translation MDKPADAVVDRKFRSGKAVGPLNDSNDLERDTGRTFHKSLSAKVEMLHSPSPSESDYSSRASSKSRFSPIRKMFDPFKKSKSLRSPLGYIVESGGLKASGTTNMRNKTSRKSLLRDFSNAEKLPELDPPFVEGENHHSVVACSPVHLHGYLKLEYKHGVPFFQFSLKCPEDVFVAKTWKTDNAFNWVYTFHSIDGRKKSNASGWRWNSSDKDSSMVGQMQVSCYLCSELKGGGVVDNSVVTEFVLYDIAHARQSVAAQENGNPDADKAVKGSNPGLVKETFDDDRSRPVNLKLQHRQASEKGDFGSSNSYPWASAELHPDLEIAAVVMQVPFERRESLTYRSGDKVSDKVISNLLNPSMIEQRKKGCHDSRSPEKVKVLVPTGNHGLPSAESRGPSSLLDRWRLGGGCDCGGWDMACPLTVLGNPCTQCAGDQPLLDNQQPLELFVQGAKESAPALTMTFVEEGEYAVDFHAQLSTLQAFSICVAILHGTEASTDGRKDRNKQLSQSNSLKVLIDEEVEFLIEAAVTSEEKTKVTKMVKEIPPSYVLNPPFSPIARV